The sequence GGACCACCAGCAGGTCCTTCGGCCAGTGGAGGTGTGCCGGAAAGATGACCGCTGGGATGGAGGCCACCGCTTGCAGCGCGACGAGAGGACAGGAAGGCGAGATTCCTGCCTCCTCAGTAGCCTCCCGTCGCGCGGTCTGTTCGGGGGTTTCATCATCCTCGCCCCCTCCGGCGACGCCCTGCCAGTACCCCGCGTCCCTTCGCCGAAGAAGGGCGAACTCGACTTGGCCCCGGCTCAGCAGGCGGAACGGAAGGACCAGCACTTGAAAGGGGGCGCGTCCCATACGGTACGGAAGCTAACAGGTTCTGCGAACGGAACGAACCGGAATCACGAACCCACCACTTCCACCTCCGCCGCCCACACGTCCTGTGGCGTCTCGCGGCGGCGAATCAGCGTCCACTCCTGCCCGTCCCACAGCGCCTCGGCGGGGCGGGGGCGGGTGAGGTACGTGCTGCTCATGCTCGCGCCGTAAGCCCCGGCCTCCCCGACGGCCAGGAGGGCGCCGGGGGCGGGCTCGGGCAGCGCCACGTCCCGCGCGAGGAGGTCGCCACTCTCGCAGGCGGGCCCGGCCACGTCCCAGACCTCCCGCGCCTCGCCGTCCCACAATGCCGTGACGGGGTGCTGGGCGCCGTACAGCATGGGCCGCAGCAACTCGGTCATGCCCGCGTCGGTGAGCAGGAAGTTCCGGCCCGTGCGCTTGGTGCCGACCGCCCGGGTGAGCAGCGTCCCCGCCCGCGCGACCAGATACCGCCCCGGCTCGACCCACAGCGCCGCCCCGAAGACGGAGGCCGCCGCCCGCGCCTCCCGGGCGATGCCGGGGAGGTCGGCGTCCACCCCCCAGCCGCCGCCCACGTCGAGCACCTCCAGGTCGCCCGTCTGCCCGTGAAGCTCGGCCAGCCGCGCGAAGGCCGCGCTGAAGTCCGCCGCATTCCGAATTGCGCTCCCGATGTGGACGTGCAGGCCGCGGGCGTCGTGCCCAGCCTTCCCCAACGCCGCCAGCACCCCCGGCACCTGCCCCGGCGTAACCCCGAACTTGCTCCCCGCCGCCCCCGTGGCGAGGTGGTCGTGCGTGCTGACGCTGAGGGCCGGGTTCACCCGCACGAGCGCCCGCGAGCCGGGCGGCAACAGCCCCACCTCCTCCGCCCGGTCCACGATGAAGGTCGCGCCCAGCCGTGCCCCCGCCGCGTATTCCTCCACCGACTTGGCGGGACCATTCACGAGCACCCCGTCGCCGCCCGCCCCCACCTGCTCGGCCCGCGCGATTTCCCCGGCGCTCACGCATTCGAAGCCCACGCCCGCCGCCTGCATCCGCCGCAGCAGCGTCAGGTTGGGGTTCGCCTTCATGGCGTAGAAGACCCGGGCGTCCCCGAACGCGGCGCGCACCCTCTCCAGCGCCGCGTCCAACTCGGCGGCATCATAGACGTAGAGGGGCGTGCCGAAGCGGTCGGCGGCGGCGAGGAGCTGGGCGCGCGGAATCACGCGGGACAGTGTAGAGGCCCGGGGGACCGGAGGGGCGGCCTAGCCCCCCAGCAGCCCCAGGAACGCCGCGACCACCCGGGGGTCGAGTTGGTGCCCCGCCTGGGCGCGCAGCTCCGCCAGCGCCTCCTCGCGGGTCCAGGCCCGCTTGTAGGGGCGCTCGCTGAGCAGGGCGTCATATACGTCTACCACGGCGAAGAGCCGCGCCAGCAGGGGGATGTTCTCGCCCGCCAGGCCGTCGGGGTAGCCGCCGCCGTCCCAGCGTTCGTGGTGGTGGCGCACGAGTTCGAGCGCGGCGGGCGGCACGAAGCCCAGCTCGCCCAGCCCCTCGGGGCCCAGCCCCAGCGCCCGCCCCAGACGGGTCGCCTCCGCCGTCACCCGGTCGGTGTGGCCCTGGGTCTCGCGGTCGCGGGCCTCCAGCGCCAGCCCCAGGGCCCGCAGGGCGGCCTCGCGCGCCGCCAGCGCCTCCTGCTCGGCCCGCTTCTGGGCCTCGATGTCGGTGCAGGTGCCCACCCAGGCGATCCCCTGCCCCGCCTCGTCCACGACCCGCACGCCCCGGATCAGGAACCAGCGGTACTCGCCGCCGCGCCCCCGAATCCGGTACTCGATGGCGTAGGGCTCGCCGCTCTCGATGGACTGCCGCCAGCGCGCCACGGTGGGGGCCACGTCGTCCGGGTGCAGGGCCGCCTCGAAGCCGAAGCCCCCCAGGCCGTCCGTCAGGCCCGTGTACTCCGCCCAGCGCCGGTTGACGTGGTGCCAGACCCCGGCGTCGTCGGCGGTCCACAGCATCACCGGCATCGCCTTCAGCAGGCGCAGGTAGGGGCGCGACGCCTGGAGGTCACGCAGGAGATGCAGCGAGGGTCCGGCGGAGGTCATGGGTTATTGTGTCGAGCTTGAGCGTTCGTCTCAAGCTCAGCAGTAGCGGGCGGCTGGGAAGCTGGCCCCGCCGTTTTCCCGGAGCTTGACCGGTTTGTGCGGCCCCATCACAGCTTTCCCAAGGGCAGTTTAATTTCCTTTACAGTCCGGGGGCCTACCCCACCCAAGAATGCGCCCAGTGCCCGGAGTGGGCACCAGGAGGTTCATGCGTGCCCAGAGCGTTGATCCTGACCGTGCTGCTGTCCCTCACCTCGCCCCTCGCCGCCGCGCAGTCCACTGCGGCAGCTCCCGCCTCCACCCTCCCGGCGGCCGAACAGGCCACCGTCAACGTCATCAACCGGACGCTGGGCAGCGTGCTGTACATCACCGCGACGATGCCCAGCACCGCCCAGGGCACCTTTTCCAGCCCCATCTTCGCCGACCCCGGGGCGCAGGGCGAGCAGGACAGCGGCAGCGGCTTTTTCGTGAACGCGCAGGGTTACGCCCTCACGAACTACCACGTGGTCGAGGGGGCCACCCGCCTCACCGTGAACCTGCGCGACAGCAAGCAGGACTTCACGGCCCGGGTCGTGGGGACCGCCCCCGACTACGACCTCGCGCTCATCCGGGTGCAGGGGGTGCCCGCGGGGCTGATCCGCCCGCTGCCGCTGGGCAACAGCGACACGCTGAAGGTGGGGCAGACGACCATCGCGCTGGGGGCGCCCTTCGGCCTGCAATTCAGCGCGACCACCGGCATCGTGTCCGCCCTGGAGCGCACCATTCCCACCGGTGTCCGGCAGATCCCCCAGAACGCCATCCAGACCGACGCGGCGATCAACCCTGGCAACAGCGGGGGGCCGCTGCTCGACTCGGCGGGGCGGGTGATCGGGATCAACACGCTGATCTTCTCGCCCAGCGGCGCCGCGACCGGGATCGGCCAGAACGCGGGCGTCGGGTTTGCCATCCCCATCAACGTCGCCAAGCGGCTGCTGCCGCAGCTCCAGGCCGGAAAAACGATTGTGGGTCCGGTGATCGGGGTCACGCTCGCCCCCTTTGAACTCACCGACCTGACCGAGCAGGTGCGCCAGCAGTACAAGTTGCCCCGCACGGGCGCCCTGGTCTCCCGGGTGGAGGCGGGCGGCCCCGCCGCGCGGGCGGGCGTCAAGGGCGGCACGGCGCAGGTCACGACCCCCATCGGGCCGGTCTATTTCGGCGGCGACGTGATCACGGCGGTCAACGGTCAGGCGGTCGAAACGTCGGCGGACCTCCGCGAGTACCTCTTCGGCCGGAAGGCCGGGGAGCGCGTGACCCTCAAGATCAACCGGGCGGGCAAGACCCTCACCCTGCCCGTCACCCTCGCGCCCGGCACGCCCCCGCCCGGCACCCGCTGAGTCTCCTTCCCCTCACGGTCTGCCCGGCCCCCGCCTGCTAAGCTCCCGGGCGGTATGAGTGGCGAACGGGTGCTGTGCGCAATGTCGGGCGGGGTGGATTCCAGCGTCACGGCGGCACTGCTGAAAGACGCGGGCTACACGGTCATCGGCGCGATGATGCGCTTCTGGCCCGACGGCAAGCGCGTGGACACCTTCGACACCTGCTGCTCGCCCGACGCCGCCTACGAGGCCCGCCGGGTGGCCGAGCAGGTCGGGGTGCCCTTCTACCTGCTGGACTACCGCGAGCAGTTCCAGCGCCACATCGTCGGCCCGTTTCTGGACGAGTACGCCCGGGGCCGCACGCCCAATCCCTGCGTGAACTGCAACACCAAGGTCAAGTTCGACGAACTCGTGAAAAAGGCGCGGATGCTGGGCTGCCGCTACGTGGCGACCGGGCACTACGTCAAGCGGGTGGAGCGGGAGGATGGGTCGGTCGAGTTCCACCGGGGCGACGACCCCCGCAAGGACCAGACCTACTTCCTGTGGGGGACGCCCAGGGACGCGCTGCCCTACATCCTCTTCCCGGTGGGCGAGATGGAGAAGCCCCGGGTGCGCGAGATCGCCGCCGAGAAGGGCCTGCTGACTGCCCGCAAGCCGGAAAGCCAGAACATCTGCTTCGTGCCCGGCAAGGTGCAGGACTACGTGGCCGAGCATCTGCCGCAGTCCCAGGGCTTTATCCGCGAGATTCGGACGGGCGAGGTCGTCGGCGAGCACCTGGGCACCCAGTTCTACACGCTGGGCCAGAAAAAGGGCCTGGGCCTGTACCAGACGCACCGCGTCCGCCACGTCGTCCACCTCGACCCGGGGACGAATACCGTCTGGGTCGGCGACTACGAGGACTGCCTGTGGGCTGGGCTGAAGGCCGAGGGGGCGAACTACCTCCTCGACCTCGCCGAGCTGCCGCGCGAGGTCGAGGTGCAGGTGCGCTACCGAACGAAGCCGGTGCGGGCCACCGTTATTCACGCCGACGAGCAGGGCTTCGAGCTGAGGTTCGAGGAGCCGCAGTTCGCCGTCGCGCCGGGTCAGAGCGCGGTGTTGTACGCCGGGACGCGGCTGTTGGGCGGGGGACTGATTGCGGACCACGCGCGGGAACTGCCTGTCTTGGCCGAGGCCTAGATCGAGTGACGGCTTTACAGCACGCCGCCGTCGTGTTCTCACGTTCTATACTTGACCGTTGTGGGCACAATCAATTTTATTTGCAGCGCTCTCGCCGTCCTTTCCCTTCTTCTCCTAGTTATCTACGGTGTTCAAGCACTCCTCAAGCGTCCTGGTGCTGGACGCAGGGCCGTGTACGCGGCAGGAGCTTACGTTCTCGTCGCCAGTCTCGCTTACTTGACCTTTCCCTCCGAGAAACGCGCGCAGTTGAAGGCTGAGAAAGCGGCTCAACAGTTGGAGAACACGAACCGTTGAATCCTGGCCAGAGAAGGACTACGGAAGAAGATCCGGGTCCCCTCAATACTTCTGGCCCGCCTCCACCCGCCCCTCAGGTTCCCTTCCCGCTGCCATCGCCTCTAAAAACGCCTGGGTGTATTCAGCTCCCCGGGCGATCAGGTCACGGGTCGTGCTGGCGATGTGCGGCGTGATGAGGACGTTTTCGCGGCTCCAGAGCGGGTGCCCCTCGGGAAGCGGCTCGGGGTCCGTCACGTC is a genomic window of Deinococcus aerius containing:
- a CDS encoding NUDIX hydrolase, translated to MGRAPFQVLVLPFRLLSRGQVEFALLRRRDAGYWQGVAGGGEDDETPEQTARREATEEAGISPSCPLVALQAVASIPAVIFPAHLHWPKDLLVVPEYAFGVDATGQELVLSGEHDAIRWCAESQARQLVKWDSNRTALWELARRIESGRV
- the lysA gene encoding diaminopimelate decarboxylase; this encodes MIPRAQLLAAADRFGTPLYVYDAAELDAALERVRAAFGDARVFYAMKANPNLTLLRRMQAAGVGFECVSAGEIARAEQVGAGGDGVLVNGPAKSVEEYAAGARLGATFIVDRAEEVGLLPPGSRALVRVNPALSVSTHDHLATGAAGSKFGVTPGQVPGVLAALGKAGHDARGLHVHIGSAIRNAADFSAAFARLAELHGQTGDLEVLDVGGGWGVDADLPGIAREARAAASVFGAALWVEPGRYLVARAGTLLTRAVGTKRTGRNFLLTDAGMTELLRPMLYGAQHPVTALWDGEAREVWDVAGPACESGDLLARDVALPEPAPGALLAVGEAGAYGASMSSTYLTRPRPAEALWDGQEWTLIRRRETPQDVWAAEVEVVGS
- a CDS encoding S1C family serine protease — its product is MPRALILTVLLSLTSPLAAAQSTAAAPASTLPAAEQATVNVINRTLGSVLYITATMPSTAQGTFSSPIFADPGAQGEQDSGSGFFVNAQGYALTNYHVVEGATRLTVNLRDSKQDFTARVVGTAPDYDLALIRVQGVPAGLIRPLPLGNSDTLKVGQTTIALGAPFGLQFSATTGIVSALERTIPTGVRQIPQNAIQTDAAINPGNSGGPLLDSAGRVIGINTLIFSPSGAATGIGQNAGVGFAIPINVAKRLLPQLQAGKTIVGPVIGVTLAPFELTDLTEQVRQQYKLPRTGALVSRVEAGGPAARAGVKGGTAQVTTPIGPVYFGGDVITAVNGQAVETSADLREYLFGRKAGERVTLKINRAGKTLTLPVTLAPGTPPPGTR
- the mnmA gene encoding tRNA 2-thiouridine(34) synthase MnmA, with the translated sequence MSGERVLCAMSGGVDSSVTAALLKDAGYTVIGAMMRFWPDGKRVDTFDTCCSPDAAYEARRVAEQVGVPFYLLDYREQFQRHIVGPFLDEYARGRTPNPCVNCNTKVKFDELVKKARMLGCRYVATGHYVKRVEREDGSVEFHRGDDPRKDQTYFLWGTPRDALPYILFPVGEMEKPRVREIAAEKGLLTARKPESQNICFVPGKVQDYVAEHLPQSQGFIREIRTGEVVGEHLGTQFYTLGQKKGLGLYQTHRVRHVVHLDPGTNTVWVGDYEDCLWAGLKAEGANYLLDLAELPREVEVQVRYRTKPVRATVIHADEQGFELRFEEPQFAVAPGQSAVLYAGTRLLGGGLIADHARELPVLAEA
- a CDS encoding HD domain-containing phosphohydrolase, with translation MTSAGPSLHLLRDLQASRPYLRLLKAMPVMLWTADDAGVWHHVNRRWAEYTGLTDGLGGFGFEAALHPDDVAPTVARWRQSIESGEPYAIEYRIRGRGGEYRWFLIRGVRVVDEAGQGIAWVGTCTDIEAQKRAEQEALAAREAALRALGLALEARDRETQGHTDRVTAEATRLGRALGLGPEGLGELGFVPPAALELVRHHHERWDGGGYPDGLAGENIPLLARLFAVVDVYDALLSERPYKRAWTREEALAELRAQAGHQLDPRVVAAFLGLLGG